Proteins encoded within one genomic window of Firmicutes bacterium HGW-Firmicutes-1:
- the ftsE gene encoding cell division ATP-binding protein FtsE, whose amino-acid sequence MIRFENVTKVYPNGVKALDDITLEIEKGEFVFIVGNSGSGKTTLIKLLMKELDATDGKLYIDEQDVTHVKHSKVPKIRRKMGVVFQDFRLLNKMTVYNNVAFALKITETSTRKIRRSVPMVLSMVGLSKKSDRFPHELSGGEQQRAALARAIINNPQILLCDEPTGNLDPKTSWEIMKLLLDINMRGTTVVVVTHNREVVNAMKKRVITIKAGTVAKDIQKGDYGYED is encoded by the coding sequence ATGATACGGTTTGAAAACGTTACAAAAGTTTATCCCAATGGAGTGAAGGCTTTAGATGACATCACTTTAGAAATAGAAAAGGGTGAATTTGTATTTATCGTAGGCAATAGCGGTTCGGGGAAGACAACCTTGATTAAGCTTCTTATGAAGGAATTAGATGCAACGGATGGTAAATTATATATTGATGAACAAGACGTCACCCATGTTAAACATAGTAAAGTACCAAAGATAAGAAGAAAAATGGGTGTTGTATTTCAAGACTTTAGATTGTTAAACAAAATGACGGTGTACAACAATGTGGCATTTGCCTTGAAAATCACAGAGACGTCTACTAGAAAAATTAGACGGTCCGTTCCTATGGTATTATCAATGGTTGGATTATCTAAGAAATCTGATCGGTTTCCACATGAGCTTTCAGGTGGTGAACAACAAAGGGCAGCCTTAGCTAGAGCCATTATTAATAATCCGCAGATTTTATTATGTGATGAGCCAACAGGAAATCTAGATCCAAAAACTTCGTGGGAAATAATGAAACTCCTATTAGATATAAATATGAGAGGTACCACAGTAGTAGTAGTAACACATAATAGAGAAGTAGTAAATGCAATGAAGAAAAGAGTAATTACGATTAAGGCAGGAACAGTAGCTAAAGATATTCAAAAGGGGGATTATGGTTATGAAGATTAA
- a CDS encoding ABC transporter permease — MVMKIKTFGYCVEQGVINLYKNRLMTLASIGTISACILIIGIFYSIISNVDFMVNEIQNNIGVSVFFEDGITQERIDELKTIIGQREEVYSITYISAEEAWEGFKADYFKGREQLLAGFENENPLKDSASLQVFLNDISKQASLVTYLDTLPDVSHIREDRQVTNVIKSISDLIKYFSIALVAILIIISVFLISNTVRLTIELRKREINIMKYVGATDTFIRGPFVIEGAVIGLVGSIIPLGIIFYFYTDIISRILQKYILLDDYLLFMPVSAIFVRLVPLSILIGAGIGVVGSMMTIHKHLKV, encoded by the coding sequence ATGGTTATGAAGATTAAAACTTTTGGATATTGTGTTGAGCAAGGAGTAATTAATTTATACAAGAACAGACTAATGACATTAGCTTCCATCGGGACAATCAGTGCATGTATTTTAATTATTGGAATTTTCTATTCTATTATTTCAAATGTTGATTTTATGGTTAATGAAATTCAAAACAACATCGGAGTATCCGTATTTTTCGAAGACGGAATAACACAAGAACGTATTGATGAGTTAAAAACTATTATCGGACAACGCGAAGAAGTATATTCGATTACATATATTAGTGCTGAGGAAGCTTGGGAAGGCTTTAAAGCAGATTATTTTAAAGGTAGAGAGCAATTATTGGCAGGCTTTGAAAATGAAAATCCATTGAAGGATTCAGCATCTTTACAAGTGTTTTTAAATGATATTAGCAAACAAGCAAGCTTGGTTACTTATTTAGATACACTTCCTGACGTAAGTCATATTAGAGAGGATCGTCAAGTTACGAATGTGATAAAGAGCATAAGTGATTTAATTAAATATTTTAGTATTGCACTTGTAGCAATTTTGATTATTATTTCTGTCTTTCTTATTTCTAACACGGTAAGGCTTACGATTGAGTTGAGAAAACGAGAAATCAATATTATGAAATATGTTGGAGCTACCGATACTTTTATTAGAGGTCCCTTTGTGATTGAAGGTGCGGTGATTGGACTTGTTGGATCTATCATACCGTTAGGAATCATTTTTTATTTTTACACAGATATTATTTCTAGAATATTGCAAAAATACATTTTACTAGATGATTATTTGCTTTTTATGCCAGTTAGTGCCATATTTGTACGACTTGTTCCGTTGTCAATTTTAATAGGCGCAGGAATTGGGGTTGTAGGAAGTATGATGACCATTCATAAGCATTTAAAAGTGTAA
- a CDS encoding excinuclease ABC subunit B (The UvrABC repair system catalyzes the recognition and processing of DNA lesions. The beta-hairpin of the Uvr-B subunit is inserted between the strands, where it probes for the presence of a lesion) produces the protein MAEFNLVAEFEPTGDQPQAIEELVDGFEAGNIYETLLGVTGSGKTFTMANIITRLKKPTLILAHNKTLAAQLYSEFKEFFPNNAVEYFVSYYDYYQPEAYVPSTDTFIEKDSSINDEIDKLRHSATASLSERDDVIIVASVSCIYGLGSPIDYKEMVLSLRPGMTKDRDAVLRKLVDIQYDRNDLDFSRSTFRVRGDVVEVFPATSDENAIRIEFFGDEIERITEINSLTGHVLRDLSHAVIFPASHYVTAPENLDRAIKAIEEEAVLRVKEFKEEDKLIEAQRIGERTGFDIEMLRETGFCSGIENYSRHLTGQAEGAPPHTLIDYFPKDFLMIVDESHMSIPQIRGMYAGDQARKQNLVDFGFRLPSAKDNRPLNFNEFESKINQILFVSATPGPYEKEHEQMYAEQIIRPTGLVDPQVEVRPVKGQIDDLIHEVRKEIEEGRKILITTLTKKMSEDLTNYLKEIGIRVRYLHSDIDTLERIEIIRDLRSNIFDVLIGINLLREGLDIPEVSLIAILDADKEGFLRSETALIQTIGRAARNERGRVIMYADRMTGSMERAIGETNRRRKIQEDYNIEHGITPTTIIKAVRDIIRISKVSEEKSRYSLDKDPESMSIDELMESIKKVTTDMKKAAADLDFEKAAQFRDELIKLKKYLQENH, from the coding sequence ATGGCGGAATTTAATTTGGTAGCGGAATTTGAGCCTACAGGCGATCAACCTCAAGCGATTGAGGAATTGGTGGATGGGTTTGAAGCGGGGAATATATATGAAACATTGTTAGGGGTTACAGGATCTGGGAAAACTTTTACTATGGCAAATATTATAACGAGGCTTAAGAAGCCTACGTTGATATTAGCACATAATAAGACTTTGGCTGCCCAGCTTTATAGTGAATTTAAAGAGTTTTTCCCGAATAATGCAGTAGAGTATTTTGTAAGCTATTATGATTATTATCAACCTGAAGCTTATGTGCCTTCCACGGATACCTTTATTGAGAAGGATTCATCAATAAATGATGAAATAGATAAGCTTAGGCATTCAGCGACTGCGTCATTATCTGAGAGGGATGATGTTATAATTGTTGCCAGTGTATCGTGTATATATGGGCTTGGTAGTCCGATTGATTATAAGGAAATGGTGTTGTCCTTAAGACCGGGGATGACTAAGGATCGAGATGCGGTACTTCGTAAATTGGTCGACATTCAATATGATCGAAATGATTTGGATTTTTCTAGAAGTACCTTTCGGGTAAGAGGAGATGTTGTTGAAGTGTTTCCGGCTACATCAGATGAGAATGCAATCAGGATTGAATTTTTTGGGGATGAGATAGAAAGAATTACAGAAATTAATTCATTGACGGGACATGTGCTTCGAGATCTTTCGCATGCAGTTATATTTCCGGCATCTCATTATGTTACAGCTCCAGAAAACCTTGATAGAGCAATAAAAGCGATTGAAGAAGAAGCGGTATTAAGAGTAAAGGAATTTAAGGAAGAGGATAAGCTAATTGAAGCTCAAAGAATAGGTGAGAGAACAGGCTTTGATATAGAAATGTTAAGAGAAACGGGGTTTTGTTCAGGAATAGAAAACTATTCAAGACATTTGACAGGACAAGCAGAGGGAGCGCCTCCGCATACGTTGATAGACTATTTTCCAAAGGATTTCTTAATGATTGTTGACGAGTCACATATGTCGATACCTCAAATTAGAGGAATGTATGCGGGTGACCAAGCAAGAAAACAAAACTTGGTTGATTTTGGTTTTAGGCTTCCATCAGCAAAGGATAATAGACCATTGAATTTTAATGAATTTGAATCTAAAATAAATCAAATATTATTCGTTTCAGCTACACCAGGACCATATGAAAAAGAACATGAGCAGATGTATGCAGAGCAAATAATTAGACCAACAGGATTGGTGGATCCACAGGTTGAGGTAAGGCCTGTAAAGGGGCAAATAGATGATTTAATACATGAGGTTAGGAAGGAAATTGAGGAGGGCAGAAAAATATTAATAACTACCTTAACCAAGAAAATGTCTGAGGACTTAACGAATTATTTGAAGGAGATAGGAATAAGAGTTAGATATCTTCATTCTGATATTGATACCTTAGAGAGGATTGAGATTATACGTGATTTACGCTCTAATATTTTTGATGTGTTAATTGGAATTAACCTTTTAAGAGAAGGCTTAGATATACCGGAAGTTTCTCTTATTGCCATTTTAGATGCCGATAAGGAAGGCTTTTTGCGTTCTGAAACAGCATTAATTCAAACAATTGGGCGTGCTGCAAGAAATGAACGCGGAAGAGTAATTATGTATGCTGATAGAATGACAGGTTCCATGGAGCGTGCCATAGGTGAAACGAATAGGCGTAGGAAAATTCAAGAAGACTATAATATTGAACATGGCATAACACCAACGACTATTATCAAAGCAGTAAGAGATATCATTAGAATAAGCAAGGTTTCTGAAGAAAAGAGCAGATATTCCCTTGATAAAGATCCTGAATCCATGAGTATAGATGAGCTAATGGAATCAATTAAAAAGGTTACAACTGATATGAAAAAAGCAGCAGCTGATTTAGATTTTGAAAAAGCTGCTCAATTTAGAGATGAACTTATAAAACTTAAAAAATATTTACAGGAAAACCATTAA
- a CDS encoding CdaR family transcriptional regulator yields the protein MISNQILQNTIDGLKAITRIELSVMDLDGKIIATTEDGIIDEYNTAVADFVISQAESQLIQGYQFFKVFDDHSPEYVISAKGEAEDVYKIGKIASFQIQNLLVAYKERFDKDNFVKNLLLDNLLLVDIYNRAKKLHIEMDVRRVTLIIETKIEKDANALEIVRNIFPSKTKDFITAVDEKNIILVKELKDSETIEDMEKMASAILDTLNAEALSSVYIAIGTIVKDIKDVSRSYKEAKMALEVGKIFFVEKHVMAYDNLGIGRLIYQLPIPLCKMFISEIFSTKSPDDFDEETLTTINKFFENSLNVSETSRQLYIHRNTLVYRLDKLQKNTGLDLRVFDDAITFKIALMVVKYMKHMIESDY from the coding sequence ATGATATCAAATCAAATATTGCAAAATACGATTGATGGACTAAAAGCTATTACACGAATCGAGCTAAGTGTAATGGATTTAGATGGAAAGATTATTGCGACAACAGAAGATGGAATTATCGATGAATATAATACCGCTGTTGCGGATTTTGTTATATCCCAAGCAGAAAGCCAATTGATACAAGGATACCAATTTTTCAAGGTTTTTGATGACCATTCGCCTGAGTATGTAATTTCTGCAAAGGGTGAAGCGGAGGATGTATATAAAATTGGGAAAATTGCATCTTTTCAAATACAAAACCTATTGGTTGCGTATAAGGAAAGATTCGATAAAGATAACTTTGTCAAAAACCTTCTTCTTGATAATCTATTGCTTGTGGATATTTACAATAGAGCAAAAAAACTGCATATTGAAATGGACGTAAGAAGAGTTACTTTGATTATTGAAACGAAGATTGAAAAAGATGCAAATGCATTAGAAATTGTTAGAAATATATTTCCTTCAAAAACAAAGGATTTCATTACAGCTGTAGATGAGAAAAATATAATTCTAGTAAAAGAATTAAAGGATTCAGAGACAATCGAAGATATGGAAAAAATGGCAAGTGCCATATTAGATACGTTAAATGCAGAAGCATTGAGTTCAGTCTATATAGCGATTGGAACGATTGTTAAAGATATTAAGGATGTATCTCGTTCTTATAAAGAAGCAAAAATGGCATTAGAAGTTGGAAAGATTTTCTTTGTTGAGAAACATGTTATGGCATATGACAATTTAGGCATTGGAAGACTTATTTATCAATTGCCAATACCTTTATGTAAGATGTTTATCTCCGAAATCTTTAGTACAAAATCACCTGATGATTTTGATGAAGAAACACTTACAACGATTAATAAGTTCTTTGAAAATAGCCTAAATGTATCTGAAACATCAAGACAATTATATATTCATAGAAATACCTTGGTTTACAGACTAGATAAGCTGCAAAAAAATACTGGATTAGATTTAAGAGTATTTGATGATGCGATTACTTTTAAGATTGCACTTATGGTAGTAAAATATATGAAGCATATGATTGAATCAGATTATTAA
- the uvrA gene encoding ABC-ATPase UvrA (The UvrABC repair system catalyzes the recognition and processing of DNA lesions. UvrA is an ATPase and a DNA-binding protein. A damage recognition complex composed of 2 uvrA and 2 uvrB subunits scans DNA for abnormalities. When the presence of a lesion has been verified by uvrB, the uvrA molecules dissociate) encodes MAKDEIIIKGAREHNLKNIDLTLPRNQFIVFTGLSGSGKSSLAFDTLYAEGQRRYVESLSSYARQFLGQMEKPDVDSIEGLSPAISIDQKSTNRNPRSTVGTVTEIYDYFRLLYARVGIPHCPQCGKEIKKQSIDQIVDSILELEEGTRIQLLAPVVRGRKGQHTKLLEQSKKSGYVRVMIDGNLYELSEEITLDKNIKHTIEIVIDRLIVKKGIDRRLSDSIESVMKLTGGLLTVDVIDKDRLDFSQNFSCIDCGINIDEIEPRMFSFNNPFGACPECHGLGYNMNFDPELIIPNSHLSISGGAIVAPGWAASSTGDSYVRAMFEALAKKYSFSLDIPYIDLQEDIKNMLMYGTKGDKVTVNYSTERGSGAYEMQFEGIVHSLERRYKETSSDYMRQEYETYMTNNPCFICHGERLKPEALAVKIGDHNIAQVTKMSILEIKNFIDFLDLTPRQKMIGEQVIKEISARITFLVDVGLDYLSLSRSAGTLSGGEAQRIRLATQIGSGLVGVVYILDEPSIGLHQRDNGRLLTTLKRLKDLGNTLIVVEHDEDTMYQADCIVDIGPHAGVHGGEIVAFGTAEEIMKCENSITGDYLSGRRKIAIPAERRKPNGKWLSIIGAEENNLNGVDVSIPLGILTCVTGVSGSGKSSLVNEILYKRLARDLNRAKQKPGKHEDMKGLEYLDKVIDIDQSPIGRTPRSNPSTYTGVFDHIRDIFTMSSEAKMRGYKKGRFSFNVKGGRCEACSGDGIIKIEMHFLPDIYVPCEVCQGKRYNRETLEIKYKGKSIADVLDMTVEEALEFFESVPKIKNKLETLNEVGLSYIKLGQPSTTLSGGEAQRTKLATELSKRSTGKTMYILDEPTTGLHFEDVNKLITILQRLVHNGNSVLIIEHNLDVIKTADYIIDLGPEGGDRGGKIIAIGTPEEVALVEASYTGQFLKEILRKGK; translated from the coding sequence ATGGCTAAAGATGAAATTATCATTAAAGGTGCTAGAGAGCACAACTTAAAAAACATAGATTTAACACTGCCAAGAAATCAGTTTATCGTCTTTACTGGATTAAGCGGGTCAGGGAAATCTTCGTTAGCTTTTGATACATTATATGCGGAAGGACAAAGGCGATATGTCGAATCCTTGTCTTCCTATGCTAGGCAGTTTTTAGGACAGATGGAAAAACCAGATGTCGATAGTATAGAAGGATTATCTCCGGCAATTTCTATAGATCAAAAATCAACAAATAGAAATCCACGATCAACTGTGGGTACGGTAACAGAGATTTATGATTATTTTAGATTGCTATATGCGAGAGTTGGTATTCCCCATTGTCCTCAATGTGGAAAAGAAATAAAAAAACAATCAATAGATCAAATTGTAGACAGCATATTAGAATTGGAAGAAGGAACAAGGATTCAACTATTGGCTCCGGTAGTAAGAGGTAGAAAAGGGCAACATACGAAGCTTTTAGAGCAATCTAAGAAAAGTGGATATGTTAGAGTCATGATTGATGGCAATTTATATGAGCTATCTGAAGAAATTACTTTGGATAAAAATATAAAACATACGATTGAGATTGTAATAGATAGGCTCATAGTGAAGAAAGGTATAGATAGAAGATTATCGGATTCTATTGAAAGCGTAATGAAACTTACTGGAGGGCTCTTAACAGTTGATGTTATTGATAAGGATAGATTAGACTTTAGTCAGAACTTTTCATGTATTGATTGTGGTATTAATATAGACGAAATTGAACCTAGGATGTTTTCCTTTAACAATCCATTTGGTGCTTGTCCGGAGTGTCATGGATTAGGTTATAATATGAATTTTGATCCCGAGCTTATTATCCCCAATTCTCACCTAAGTATTTCGGGTGGGGCTATTGTTGCGCCTGGTTGGGCAGCTTCATCGACGGGAGATAGTTATGTTCGAGCCATGTTTGAAGCACTAGCAAAAAAGTACAGTTTTAGCTTGGACATACCATATATTGATCTTCAAGAGGATATTAAGAATATGCTTATGTATGGTACTAAGGGTGATAAAGTAACTGTGAATTATTCGACAGAAAGAGGTTCGGGCGCTTACGAGATGCAGTTTGAAGGAATCGTACATAGCCTAGAACGTAGATATAAAGAAACCTCATCTGACTATATGCGACAAGAATATGAAACTTATATGACAAACAATCCATGCTTTATATGTCATGGTGAAAGATTGAAGCCTGAAGCATTGGCAGTAAAAATTGGTGATCATAACATTGCTCAAGTGACGAAAATGTCGATATTAGAAATTAAGAACTTCATTGATTTTCTTGATTTAACCCCAAGACAAAAGATGATTGGGGAACAGGTAATTAAAGAAATTAGTGCGCGTATTACCTTTTTAGTTGATGTAGGACTGGATTACTTATCTCTTTCTAGATCAGCAGGGACACTATCAGGTGGAGAAGCCCAAAGAATAAGACTGGCTACTCAAATTGGTTCTGGTCTTGTTGGCGTTGTATATATTTTAGATGAACCATCTATTGGTTTGCATCAAAGAGACAATGGCAGATTACTAACTACATTAAAACGACTAAAAGATTTAGGAAATACATTAATCGTAGTTGAGCACGATGAAGATACAATGTATCAAGCAGACTGCATTGTGGATATTGGTCCTCATGCAGGGGTTCATGGTGGAGAAATAGTTGCCTTTGGTACTGCAGAAGAGATTATGAAATGCGAAAACTCAATCACAGGAGATTATTTAAGTGGTAGAAGAAAAATTGCGATTCCTGCAGAACGGAGAAAACCGAATGGTAAATGGTTATCAATCATTGGTGCAGAGGAAAACAACTTAAATGGTGTTGATGTTAGTATCCCACTTGGTATTTTAACTTGTGTTACAGGAGTTTCTGGGTCAGGTAAGAGCTCTCTTGTGAATGAAATATTATATAAAAGACTTGCGAGAGACTTAAATAGAGCAAAACAGAAACCTGGGAAACATGAAGATATGAAAGGTCTAGAGTATTTAGATAAAGTAATTGATATTGACCAATCTCCAATAGGAAGAACACCAAGATCTAATCCATCGACCTATACAGGAGTTTTTGATCATATTAGAGATATTTTCACAATGAGTTCTGAAGCCAAAATGAGAGGTTATAAGAAGGGGAGATTTAGTTTTAATGTCAAAGGTGGCAGATGTGAGGCTTGTAGTGGAGATGGTATCATCAAAATAGAAATGCACTTTCTACCAGATATTTATGTTCCTTGTGAGGTTTGTCAAGGTAAAAGATACAATAGAGAGACACTGGAAATTAAATATAAAGGGAAATCTATTGCTGATGTATTAGATATGACAGTTGAAGAAGCTTTAGAATTTTTTGAGAGTGTTCCCAAAATAAAAAACAAATTAGAAACCCTAAATGAAGTGGGATTATCGTATATTAAGTTAGGTCAACCCTCCACAACCTTATCAGGTGGAGAAGCACAACGAACAAAGTTAGCCACAGAATTAAGCAAAAGAAGTACTGGTAAAACGATGTATATCTTAGATGAGCCAACGACAGGACTTCATTTTGAAGATGTCAATAAATTAATTACTATATTACAACGATTGGTTCATAACGGTAATTCAGTATTGATTATAGAACACAATCTTGATGTAATTAAAACGGC